From a single Labrenzia sp. PHM005 genomic region:
- a CDS encoding bifunctional helix-turn-helix domain-containing protein/methylated-DNA--[protein]-cysteine S-methyltransferase, whose product MTKALDLSQFTSDPQPISVGEEAAENYAVVRQTLKRITEDWRDQPTLELLAKEAGLQPIQLQRVFARWAGLTPKQFLQAITLDHAKALLRDTASVLDASYEVGLSGSSRLHDLFVTHEAMTPGDYRNRGAGLKIAYGFHPSPFGQVLIMATDKGLAGLGFADPGEEGTALADMCERWPAAAFHKDQEETAKYAGRVFDPEKWQEDQPLNIVMIGTDFEIRVWQTLLKIPMGKATTYSDIAACLGSPKASRAVGSAVGRNPISFVVPCHRVLAKGGKLGGYHWGLTRKRAILGWETGLSGPVLECV is encoded by the coding sequence ATGACCAAAGCACTCGATCTTTCCCAGTTCACTTCAGATCCGCAGCCGATTTCAGTTGGTGAGGAAGCAGCGGAAAATTATGCGGTCGTCCGGCAGACCTTGAAGCGGATCACCGAGGATTGGCGGGACCAGCCGACGCTGGAGTTGCTGGCCAAGGAAGCTGGATTGCAACCGATCCAGCTGCAGCGGGTTTTTGCACGCTGGGCTGGGCTCACCCCCAAGCAATTCTTGCAGGCGATCACGTTGGATCATGCGAAGGCGTTGTTGCGCGATACCGCCAGCGTGCTTGATGCCTCTTACGAAGTCGGTTTGTCTGGGTCCTCCAGGCTGCATGATCTGTTTGTAACCCATGAAGCCATGACGCCCGGCGATTATAGAAACCGGGGTGCCGGGTTGAAGATTGCCTATGGATTTCATCCCTCCCCGTTCGGTCAGGTCCTGATCATGGCAACAGACAAGGGCTTGGCAGGGTTGGGATTTGCCGATCCGGGCGAAGAAGGCACCGCACTTGCTGATATGTGTGAACGCTGGCCGGCAGCCGCGTTTCATAAAGACCAAGAAGAAACAGCCAAATATGCGGGCCGTGTGTTTGATCCGGAGAAATGGCAGGAAGATCAGCCGCTGAACATCGTTATGATTGGCACCGACTTTGAGATCCGGGTCTGGCAAACGCTTTTAAAGATCCCGATGGGCAAAGCGACCACCTATTCCGATATTGCCGCTTGCCTTGGAAGTCCGAAGGCCTCCCGGGCGGTCGGATCTGCGGTCGGGCGTAATCCGATTTCCTTTGTGGTGCCCTGCCACCGGGTGCTCGCCAAAGGCGGAAAGCTTGGCGGTTATCACTGGGGCCTCACCCGCAAACGCGCCATTTTGGGCTGGGAAACCGGCCTTTCCGGACCGGTTCTGGAGTGTGTTTGA
- a CDS encoding Lrp/AsnC family transcriptional regulator: MDDLDTRLISLLRHDGRRSVSDLASDLKVSRATVRSRMEKLTDNGEILGFTAVLRDDWRDLPIRAITLVEVDGQNTDPVSRALGAMTEVRAIHSTNGKWDLILEIATRDLAAFDDALHRIRLIDGISGSETNILLSTRKGPAVSADLFKDVLG; this comes from the coding sequence ATGGATGATCTTGATACCCGTCTCATCTCGCTCTTACGCCATGATGGCCGCCGGTCCGTGTCCGATTTGGCAAGCGATCTCAAAGTCTCGCGGGCAACGGTTCGGTCCCGAATGGAGAAGCTCACCGACAATGGAGAGATCTTGGGGTTCACGGCGGTTTTGCGTGATGATTGGCGCGACCTGCCGATCCGCGCGATTACGCTGGTCGAGGTGGATGGTCAGAACACCGATCCGGTGTCCAGGGCGCTGGGCGCCATGACGGAAGTCAGGGCGATCCACTCCACCAACGGCAAGTGGGACTTGATCCTGGAAATTGCGACGCGGGACTTGGCGGCCTTTGACGATGCCCTTCACCGCATCCGGTTGATAGACGGTATTTCAGGGTCGGAAACAAACATACTGTTGAGCACCCGGAAAGGACCAGCCGTCTCTGCAGACCTTTTTAAGGATGTGCTGGGGTAA
- the rocF gene encoding arginase, translating to MEQKNIVLVGAPIEEGAGRRGCVMGPDAYRTAGLADTLEALGHLVTDAGNLWPENAEDATPPNGTVKNFEAYAGWTRALYRKAADLGSGDSFPIYMGGDHAMAAGTVAGHAKSAAENGRPLFVLWLDAHSDFHTLDSTGSGNLHGTPLAFACGLPGFDALLGAPLQYPVAPERVEIMGVRSIDDAEREFLLKHGAGVSDMRQIDEDGIGALLEPFLERVRTVNGLLHVSLDVDFLDPDIAPAVGTTVPGGATFREAHLVMEMLHDSGLVTSLDLVELNPFLDERGKTARLMVDLAGSLFGRRVFDRPTRSY from the coding sequence GTGGAGCAAAAGAATATCGTACTGGTCGGAGCACCGATTGAGGAAGGCGCAGGCCGGCGCGGCTGCGTGATGGGCCCTGACGCCTACCGAACCGCCGGCCTTGCCGATACGCTGGAAGCGCTCGGCCACTTGGTGACTGACGCAGGCAATCTCTGGCCTGAGAATGCCGAGGACGCCACACCGCCGAACGGTACAGTCAAAAACTTTGAAGCCTATGCCGGCTGGACCCGAGCGCTTTATAGGAAAGCCGCGGATCTGGGTTCTGGCGACAGTTTTCCGATCTATATGGGCGGCGATCATGCGATGGCTGCCGGTACCGTTGCCGGACACGCCAAATCGGCCGCCGAAAACGGTCGGCCTCTATTTGTACTCTGGCTCGATGCCCATTCTGATTTTCATACCCTCGACAGCACTGGAAGCGGAAATTTGCACGGCACGCCTCTCGCATTTGCCTGCGGATTGCCCGGGTTTGATGCACTTTTAGGGGCACCTTTACAGTATCCGGTGGCGCCAGAGCGGGTGGAAATCATGGGGGTGCGCTCCATCGATGACGCGGAGCGGGAGTTTCTTTTGAAACACGGCGCCGGTGTCTCGGACATGCGCCAGATCGATGAAGACGGGATCGGCGCCCTTCTTGAACCGTTTCTGGAGCGTGTGCGCACCGTCAATGGCCTTTTGCATGTCAGCCTGGACGTCGATTTCCTGGATCCTGACATCGCACCCGCTGTCGGCACTACCGTGCCGGGAGGCGCAACCTTCCGCGAAGCCCATCTTGTCATGGAAATGCTGCATGACAGCGGCCTCGTGACGTCGCTCGACCTGGTTGAGCTCAACCCGTTTTTGGATGAACGCGGCAAGACCGCTCGCCTGATGGTGGATCTCGCCGGCAGCCTCTTTGGCCGCCGCGTCTTCGACCGTCCGACACGTAGCTATTAA
- a CDS encoding ornithine cyclodeaminase has product MAEIRHNPNPSDLAFVPFVSVDHMMANVRAIGPETFMRGIADYIEQDFRRWESFDKKPRIPAHAPQGVIELMPASDDEYFGFKYVNGHPANTRTGMQTVTGFGVLSEMSTGYPVLFTEMTILTALRTAANSALAAKYLAPKGSKTMAIIGNGAQSDFQCLAFKDMLGITEIRAYDIEPAASLRLARNLANSGLNVTICKTPEDAIEGAEIITTVTADKRYATILTDNMVGAGVHINAIGGDCPGKTELHKDILLRSDIFVELTEQTREEGELQQLDPDHPVTELWQVYAGKAEGRTSDNQITLFDSVGFAIEDFAALRYVHDLLPSMGHYEKLDLLADPDDPRDLFGMVLRSGATNGDQAAAG; this is encoded by the coding sequence ATGGCTGAGATCCGTCACAACCCGAACCCGTCCGACTTGGCATTTGTGCCCTTTGTCAGTGTCGACCACATGATGGCCAATGTCCGCGCTATCGGTCCGGAAACCTTCATGCGCGGCATCGCGGATTACATCGAACAGGATTTCCGCCGCTGGGAGAGTTTCGACAAGAAGCCGCGCATTCCGGCGCATGCACCGCAGGGTGTGATCGAGTTGATGCCGGCCAGTGATGATGAGTATTTCGGTTTTAAATATGTGAATGGGCATCCGGCTAACACCCGCACCGGTATGCAGACCGTCACCGGGTTTGGCGTCTTGTCTGAAATGTCGACCGGATATCCTGTTCTGTTTACAGAAATGACTATTCTGACTGCCCTGCGGACAGCAGCGAATTCGGCGTTGGCGGCCAAATACTTGGCACCGAAGGGATCAAAGACCATGGCCATCATCGGCAATGGCGCCCAATCTGATTTCCAGTGCCTGGCGTTCAAAGACATGCTCGGCATTACCGAAATCCGCGCCTATGACATCGAACCGGCTGCAAGCCTACGCCTTGCACGCAACCTGGCAAACTCCGGTTTGAACGTCACCATCTGCAAAACACCGGAAGACGCCATTGAAGGTGCAGAGATCATCACAACAGTGACTGCCGATAAACGGTACGCCACGATCCTGACCGACAACATGGTCGGCGCTGGCGTCCACATCAACGCGATCGGCGGCGATTGTCCGGGCAAGACGGAACTTCACAAAGATATTTTGCTGCGGTCGGATATCTTTGTCGAATTGACCGAACAGACCCGCGAAGAGGGTGAACTTCAGCAGCTCGATCCGGATCATCCAGTCACCGAGCTCTGGCAAGTCTATGCCGGCAAGGCCGAAGGCCGGACATCGGACAATCAGATCACGCTATTCGACAGCGTTGGTTTTGCGATCGAAGATTTCGCGGCCCTGCGCTATGTGCATGATCTTTTGCCGAGCATGGGCCATTACGAAAAACTCGATCTGCTGGCCGACCCGGATGATCCGCGCGATCTCTTTGGTATGGTGCTGCGGTCTGGCGCGACCAACGGTGATCAAGCCGCTGCTGGCTAA
- a CDS encoding ABC transporter substrate-binding protein: MVCTNASCPIHRKRYLRSFPLKRLEFYMYGRQKMKAFDNSSLRYVTGCVRRTVGVVFALLLLSAAEVQRSPLSAETIRITNGEWQPFMSEHSYQFGVNSHIVAEAFRMEGIDVEWGFFPWKRSYQIAKTCQSWHASATWWPAQETLESFLLGDAVSETSFVFFHRKDRPFKWQTFDDLYGLVVGTTLEYDYGTDFMSRIENYELNVEWVADDETNFRKLAANRIDVFPNDLTVGLAQIRASLSPDEAGSITYHPKEFEKSTLHLIVSKQCDKAEYFIEKFNAGFKKLKESGRFDAMQKDLANGVYDGKGGPQLN; encoded by the coding sequence TTGGTATGTACGAATGCAAGTTGTCCTATTCACAGGAAGCGCTACTTACGTAGTTTCCCGCTGAAGAGGCTGGAGTTCTATATGTATGGCCGACAGAAAATGAAGGCATTTGACAATTCCAGTCTTAGATACGTTACAGGCTGTGTACGGCGGACGGTGGGAGTTGTTTTCGCTCTGTTGCTGCTAAGTGCGGCGGAGGTACAGCGTTCCCCACTTTCCGCCGAAACGATCCGGATAACCAACGGCGAGTGGCAGCCGTTTATGTCGGAACACAGTTATCAGTTCGGGGTGAACTCGCACATTGTTGCCGAAGCCTTCAGAATGGAAGGAATTGATGTTGAGTGGGGCTTCTTTCCCTGGAAACGCTCATATCAAATCGCCAAAACCTGTCAGAGTTGGCATGCGTCAGCAACGTGGTGGCCTGCACAAGAAACGCTGGAGAGTTTTCTTCTGGGAGACGCGGTCAGTGAAACCTCTTTTGTGTTTTTCCATCGCAAGGATAGGCCGTTCAAATGGCAAACCTTCGACGATCTCTATGGTCTCGTGGTTGGGACAACACTGGAATACGATTACGGCACCGATTTCATGAGCCGTATTGAGAACTATGAGCTCAATGTTGAATGGGTAGCGGACGATGAAACGAATTTCAGGAAATTGGCCGCGAACCGAATAGATGTCTTTCCAAATGATTTGACTGTCGGACTGGCGCAAATTCGGGCTTCGTTGTCGCCAGACGAAGCCGGCTCAATTACGTACCATCCCAAGGAATTCGAAAAATCTACCCTGCACCTAATCGTATCGAAACAATGCGACAAGGCAGAGTATTTTATCGAAAAATTCAATGCAGGATTTAAGAAGCTGAAAGAAAGCGGCCGCTTCGATGCCATGCAGAAAGATCTGGCGAACGGCGTTTATGACGGCAAAGGCGGTCCCCAGTTGAATTGA
- a CDS encoding ABC transporter substrate-binding protein, with amino-acid sequence MNYVKTAPQRTLIKTISSKLAVSIAAGGLLASFTGSADAADTIRITNGEWQPFMSEYSFQYGANSHVISEAFKAEGITVEWGFFPWKRAFESTKSCNDWHASATWWPTEETKESFHLGDAISETSFVLFYQKGKQFDWADFNDLAGLKVGVTLGYDYGADLTALLDDKRVKADSAAEDETSYKKLAAGRIDVFPNDPTVGYAQIRAALDPADAAKITHHPKEFEASTLHLIVSKKCENADHFVDKFNSGLAKLKESGRFDQIMKDLANGKYDRQESIWTN; translated from the coding sequence ATGAACTATGTCAAAACGGCTCCGCAACGCACGTTGATCAAAACCATTTCGTCAAAACTGGCGGTTTCGATTGCTGCTGGGGGTCTTCTTGCATCGTTTACCGGCTCGGCGGACGCAGCGGACACAATTCGGATAACGAACGGCGAATGGCAGCCATTCATGTCCGAATACAGTTTCCAATATGGGGCAAACTCTCACGTCATCTCGGAGGCTTTTAAGGCAGAAGGTATCACTGTTGAATGGGGCTTCTTTCCTTGGAAACGGGCCTTTGAATCAACCAAGTCCTGCAACGATTGGCACGCTTCCGCGACCTGGTGGCCTACAGAAGAAACCAAGGAGAGTTTCCATCTCGGAGATGCCATCAGTGAAACGTCCTTTGTCCTTTTTTATCAAAAAGGCAAGCAGTTTGACTGGGCCGACTTTAACGATCTTGCCGGGCTTAAGGTTGGCGTCACGCTTGGTTATGATTACGGAGCCGACCTTACGGCCCTTTTGGACGACAAAAGGGTAAAAGCAGATTCCGCTGCAGAAGATGAAACCAGTTACAAAAAGCTGGCCGCTGGTCGGATAGACGTTTTCCCAAATGATCCGACGGTCGGCTATGCGCAGATCAGGGCTGCACTTGACCCGGCAGATGCTGCAAAAATCACGCATCACCCAAAAGAATTCGAAGCCAGCACGCTGCACCTAATTGTTTCAAAGAAATGCGAAAACGCGGATCACTTTGTCGATAAGTTCAATTCCGGCTTAGCAAAACTAAAAGAAAGCGGGCGCTTTGATCAAATTATGAAAGACTTGGCCAACGGCAAATATGACCGTCAGGAGTCCATCTGGACGAACTAA
- the pyrF gene encoding orotidine-5'-phosphate decarboxylase translates to MPTSRFAPKSALDRLMLPVDVPTVCEAEDLVKKTEGTVGVYKIGMELQFAGGLEFARELAESGHKIFLDVKLHDIDNTITKAVRNVAKMGMTFMTVHAYPKTMRAALKGLAEEGNPDLCILGVTVLTSMDEADLVAAGYKGPIASVVEDRAKDAKLAGMGGIVCAPTESKNMRKILGDELVIVTPGIRPAGSAAGDQRRVMTPADAIKAGSDYLVIGRPITQADDPKAAAEAVVQEIENSI, encoded by the coding sequence ATGCCGACCAGCCGCTTTGCCCCGAAATCTGCCCTCGACCGTCTGATGTTGCCGGTGGATGTTCCAACCGTCTGCGAAGCGGAAGATTTGGTCAAGAAAACCGAAGGCACAGTCGGTGTTTACAAGATCGGTATGGAGCTTCAATTTGCAGGCGGGCTGGAGTTCGCACGCGAGCTTGCCGAAAGCGGCCATAAAATTTTTCTGGACGTCAAACTACACGACATCGACAACACCATTACCAAAGCGGTGCGCAACGTAGCCAAGATGGGCATGACCTTCATGACGGTCCACGCCTATCCAAAAACCATGCGTGCAGCTTTGAAGGGCTTGGCGGAAGAAGGCAATCCGGATCTCTGCATCCTCGGAGTGACCGTCCTGACCTCCATGGATGAGGCCGATCTGGTTGCCGCGGGCTACAAAGGTCCGATTGCAAGTGTCGTCGAAGACAGAGCAAAGGATGCCAAGCTTGCGGGCATGGGCGGCATTGTCTGCGCACCAACGGAATCGAAAAACATGCGCAAGATCCTTGGTGATGAATTGGTTATCGTCACACCGGGAATCCGTCCGGCCGGCAGCGCCGCCGGTGATCAGCGCAGGGTGATGACGCCTGCTGATGCGATCAAGGCCGGCAGTGATTATCTGGTCATTGGCCGTCCAATTACGCAGGCCGATGACCCGAAAGCAGCTGCGGAAGCCGTAGTTCAGGAAATCGAAAATTCGATTTAG
- the hisB gene encoding imidazoleglycerol-phosphate dehydratase HisB — translation MRTASVSRDTKETKISVDINLDGTGAYDVQTGVGFFDHMLEQLARHSLIDIKVRADGDTHIDFHHTVEDTGIALGQALSQALGDMAGITRYADTHLAMDEALTRCALDVSGRAFLVWDVTFDRDKVGDFDTELFQEFFQAFAMNAGITLHIANLYGSNCHHIAETCFKAVARSLRKAVEIDPRQADRVPTTKGQLGG, via the coding sequence ATGCGCACAGCGAGCGTATCGCGCGATACCAAGGAAACCAAAATTTCGGTCGATATCAATCTGGACGGAACGGGCGCTTATGACGTTCAAACCGGTGTCGGATTTTTCGATCATATGCTGGAGCAACTTGCGCGACATTCGCTGATTGATATCAAAGTGCGCGCAGATGGGGACACGCATATCGATTTCCACCATACGGTGGAAGATACCGGTATTGCTCTTGGCCAGGCCTTGTCTCAGGCGCTGGGAGACATGGCCGGAATTACCCGTTATGCCGACACGCACCTTGCCATGGACGAAGCTCTGACCCGCTGCGCTCTCGATGTGTCTGGACGGGCGTTTCTGGTCTGGGACGTGACCTTTGACCGGGACAAGGTCGGCGACTTCGATACCGAGCTGTTTCAGGAGTTTTTCCAGGCGTTCGCCATGAATGCCGGGATTACCCTTCATATCGCCAATCTTTATGGGTCCAATTGCCACCATATTGCCGAAACCTGCTTCAAGGCCGTTGCCCGGTCCCTGCGCAAAGCGGTCGAGATCGACCCGCGTCAGGCTGACCGCGTGCCGACGACCAAAGGCCAACTGGGCGGCTAA
- a CDS encoding DUF2628 domain-containing protein, whose translation MTSYVVMAPPEFETLGGDPEITGDLQFVPDRFSALAFLFSIPWMLVHRMWLVLLGYLTITLVIEATALSLGGPAAGIAALAIAFLFGFEAQTLRCWSLQRKGWHMLGVAEGVAKEEAELRFFRNRADFEQNPIKSDRQSSRPAAEPIVPRIGSEQVVGLTLGPETRQ comes from the coding sequence ATGACCAGCTATGTTGTGATGGCTCCGCCCGAATTTGAAACCCTGGGCGGCGATCCGGAAATCACCGGTGACCTGCAATTCGTGCCGGACAGGTTTTCGGCGCTTGCCTTCCTGTTCTCAATTCCCTGGATGCTGGTCCATCGTATGTGGCTGGTGTTGCTTGGTTATCTTACCATCACACTGGTTATTGAAGCCACGGCCCTGTCGCTGGGCGGACCAGCTGCCGGCATAGCAGCCCTTGCTATTGCTTTTCTATTTGGCTTTGAAGCCCAGACGCTGCGCTGCTGGTCTTTGCAGCGCAAGGGCTGGCACATGCTGGGCGTTGCAGAAGGTGTGGCCAAAGAAGAGGCCGAACTCCGCTTTTTCCGCAATCGTGCGGACTTTGAACAAAATCCCATCAAGAGTGACCGGCAGAGCTCCCGGCCCGCCGCTGAACCGATTGTCCCAAGGATCGGCAGCGAGCAGGTCGTCGGCCTGACCCTTGGTCCGGAGACCCGTCAATGA